The Nitrospira tepida genome includes a window with the following:
- a CDS encoding M24 family metallopeptidase, which yields MSTRATLFYAASEADSNLYYATRFIAPDPFLYVDIKGERLLVMSDLEMDRARHQAKVDQVLSYSEFERRAKAEASHQPGPMDVAHVLLRERGVDQVLVPSNFPFGHAVRLQELGYRLESKKEPFFEQRVIKTAEEVLHIEASQRATEQAVAAAHDLLRRATPRDGMLWIDGDPLTSERVKKLINVRLMEHDCVAQHTIVAGGEQACDPHDEGSGPLPADRSIIFDVFPRSATSRYFADMSRTVVRGTVSPELRRLYQTVLDAQEEAIDTIRDGADGVKIHQRICERFEAAGYRTGLVNGRMQGYFHGTGHGVGLDIHEAPRISRNGSRLQEGHVVTVEPGLYYPGLGAVRIEDMVLVTSDGCRNLTQYPKVFEIG from the coding sequence ATGAGCACCAGGGCGACCCTCTTCTACGCAGCCAGCGAAGCCGATTCCAACCTCTATTATGCCACCCGGTTCATCGCCCCGGATCCGTTCTTATACGTTGACATCAAGGGTGAGCGCCTGCTCGTCATGAGCGATCTGGAAATGGATCGGGCGCGCCACCAAGCCAAGGTGGACCAGGTCCTGTCTTACTCGGAATTCGAGCGACGAGCCAAGGCCGAGGCCTCTCACCAGCCGGGCCCGATGGACGTCGCCCACGTGCTGCTTCGGGAGCGGGGAGTGGATCAGGTCCTCGTGCCGTCAAACTTCCCCTTCGGTCATGCCGTGCGGCTGCAGGAGTTGGGATATCGCCTGGAGAGCAAGAAAGAGCCGTTTTTTGAACAGCGGGTGATCAAGACGGCGGAGGAAGTCCTCCACATCGAGGCCTCTCAACGCGCCACGGAACAGGCGGTCGCCGCCGCCCATGACCTGCTCCGCCGGGCGACTCCGCGGGACGGGATGCTCTGGATTGACGGCGACCCGCTCACGTCCGAGCGGGTAAAAAAACTGATCAATGTGCGGCTCATGGAGCACGACTGTGTCGCGCAACATACGATCGTGGCGGGCGGTGAGCAGGCCTGCGATCCGCACGACGAGGGCAGCGGGCCGTTGCCGGCCGATCGGAGCATCATCTTCGACGTGTTCCCGCGGTCCGCCACCAGCCGCTATTTCGCCGATATGTCGCGAACCGTCGTGCGAGGCACGGTTTCGCCGGAGCTGCGGCGATTGTACCAAACCGTCCTGGATGCGCAGGAGGAAGCGATCGACACCATCCGGGATGGAGCCGATGGCGTCAAGATCCACCAGCGGATCTGCGAACGGTTCGAAGCGGCGGGCTACCGCACCGGCCTCGTCAACGGACGCATGCAAGGCTATTTCCACGGCACGGGCCATGGGGTCGGATTGGACATCCATGAAGCGCCCCGGATCAGCCGCAACGGATCCAGGCTCCAGGAAGGCCATGTGGTCACGGTGGAGCCGGGGCTCTATTATCCCGGACTCGGCGCCGTGCGGATCGAAGACATGGTCCTCGTGACCTCCGACGGCTGCCGCAACCTCACGCAGTATCCCAAAGTGTTTGAGATCGGGTAA